A genomic window from Parasteatoda tepidariorum isolate YZ-2023 chromosome 10, CAS_Ptep_4.0, whole genome shotgun sequence includes:
- the LOC122271449 gene encoding uncharacterized protein isoform X1, translating to MSLYPELEDLSTWMTGQQTVHEKLPDKVWRLPTPGDKGIFHAIMISYLISSTEQEIPERFKYRLTVLLGENFLTKSIQNSLKNNILHYNPFRNSDQAIFPKRVEKRFKENLNSYFVKRNKNSENSNISAILTAASSMLKCSIFLFKTNENHSKGLEIYQAGTVTPSSSKLYIFYDTHKEMGNKLKNTIGYGVTKNEAYPFRKDALKHILKLIKFDNLIDSFAKEIFLEDKFLITILRCSDTHVLNKVFNYPLITTALDQSGFKINPLITDENGLSAFFYAINKTDFSLILRLYDYAVDNFGLSEDSSRKPEAAILNVVERIRNLLENDKLITLNFSLFKNRNSVIHAYSQFIYFIEYQIDFIKKIIEIKDSNSYDKENKYIKYRKQVIIALIDTYKNYFYLNMQRDSPQDKFHNYREYNDYYTLVDSFFSYVFFEHFLSLRYYFNDNIEEICTDTVASLFLLIQSKMSFNRAKGSNLYREDHFQCYIELYYRENFLPKAEKLKAELEKIGNETAAGPKDVTAVVKSFLIDHPEISNIMIAGRVRHYLTIVLSMKNSKTFKRMLVMERALQVLGELIQNEGVTNCPIKHYLCSCLEDGAESKIMFFRNCLSHYKTNYIQGQLYIENNEGIFEKLHAEFKGLSEMFDRIDHLCKIPDIMISKAINEAKLYFKDAAPFLETHKTQFYQTQQEKYLKYEVSFSLLTKNMLNYILRNMEKMKTSKLIDDMKIKVVKNIVEAFIYLLDFVINCNENDEVENLKHDMESFKNINLKMKESYTFLQCETAILPLLEKCLDTVSRLPVFKNNRDPLLFSSSFLMKELHEKYQKYDVFNPRERNIIRKEMEGYLEKSKEAKEFCLNNLDTEDSNVLKKKLSIIVATKDSKRSIENFIDNNSKKRAKKCLEKIDDMTIDSIFKPGHTTNTILSMTTEVQRFLLLQLKFRGKFRLRKKIRQLMNQKISFLLNRIDKLEKILIREDKLIQFLWRLRKNENIKAHVKSLIGQRYLHKSEIRAAVEMLIMDCMGVFGDKEKDKELWVKAKDLFTDINLRDILAHGNPLVQRVSNILDPSDVVSALMDHVTELMNDKNTLIDLSILWFMQKETNLSDFIEFIKCGDHEISENCSKRDLKVQKLRKQITNSERWEKYVKLLPLSNKS from the coding sequence ATGTCTCTATATCCAGAACTTGAGGATTTGTCAACTTGGATGACCGGTCAACAAACCGTACATGAAAAGCTACCTGATAAAGTATGGAGATTGCCCACGCCAGGGGACAAAGGTATTTTTCATGCCATAATGATATCCTACCTTATATCTTCTACCGAACAGGAAATTCCTGAACGATTTAAATATCGTCTAACTGTTCTGCTAGGTGAAAACTTTTTGACGAAAAGCATACAAAACAGTTTAAAGAATAACATTTTGCATTACAATCCATTTAGAAACTCAGATCAAGCTATTTTTCCTAAGCGCGTGGagaaaagatttaaagaaaatcttaacTCTTATTTCGTGAAAAGGAACAAAAACAGTGAGAACTCCAATATTTCCGCGATTCTGACTGCTGCTTCGTCCATGCTGAAGTGCTCCATTTTTCTGTTCAAGACAAACGAAAACCATTCAAAAGGCTTGGAAATCTATCAAGCTGGAACAGTCACGCCATCTTCGagcaaactttatattttttatgacactCACAAAGAAATGGGGAATAAACTGAAAAACACAATTGGTTATGGCGTTACGAAGAATGAAGCTTATCCGTTCAGGAAAGATGCTcttaagcacattttaaaattaataaagtttgacAACTTGATAGACAGctttgcaaaagaaattttcttggaagacaaatttttaataactattttgcGGTGTTCCGATACTCACGTATTAAATAAGGTTTTCAACTACCCACTTATAACTACGGCGTTAGATCAATCTGGGTTTAAAATAAATCCCTTAATAACGGACGAGAACGGGCTGTCAgcatttttttatgctattaatAAAACAGACTTTTCACTTATATTACGGCTTTACGATTATGCTGTTGACAATTTCGGCCTCTCAGAAGACAGTAGCAGAAAGCCGGAAGCGGCCATTTTAAATGTTGTGGAACGCATACGAAATTTGTTGGAAAATGATAAACTGATaacattgaatttttcattgtttaagaATAGAAACAGCGTTATACATGCTTATTCgcaatttatatactttattgaGTATCAAATAGACttcataaagaaaattattgaaataaaagatagTAATTCGTatgataaagaaaacaaatacatCAAATATAGAAAACAAGTGATAATTGCTCTGATTGatacttacaaaaattatttttacttaaatatgcaGAGGGATTCGCCTCAAGACAAGTTTCATAATTATCGTGaatataatgattattataCTTTAGTGGACAGCTTCTTCTCTTATGTATTCTTTGAACATTTTCTGTCgctaagatattattttaacgaTAACATAGAGGAAATTTGCACTGATACTGTTGcctctttatttttgttgattcaAAGCAAAATGTCTTTCAATAGAGCTAAAGGCTCAAATTTATACAGAGAGGATCATTTTCAGTGTTATATAGAACTTTATTATCGTGagaattttttaccaaaagCCGAAAAGTTAAAGGCAGAATTAGAGAAGATTGGAAACGAAACTGCAGCTGGGCCGAAAGACGTCACGGCTGTAGTTAAATCCTTTTTGATTGATCATCCTGAAATATCGAATATAATGATAGCAGGAAGAGTTAGGCATTACTTAACAATcgttttaagtatgaaaaatagtaaaacatttaaaagaatgttaGTGATGGAACGTGCCTTGCAAGTTCTTGGTGAACTAATACAAAACGAAGGTGTAACAAACTGCCCCATTAAGCATTATTTGTGTTCTTGTTTGGAAGATGGGGCTGAAtccaaaatcatgttttttcgAAACTGCTTATCACATTATAAAACTAACTACATTCAGGGACAATTATATATCGAAAATAATGagggtatttttgaaaaacttcacGCTGAGTTTAAAGGTTTGAGTGAGATGTTTGATCGAATTGACCATTTGTGCAAAATACCAGACATAATGATCTCGAAAGCAATTaatgaagcaaaattatatttcaaagatGCTGCACCTTTCTTGGAAACTCATAAGACTCAATTTTATCAAACACAACAAgagaaatatcttaaatatgaaGTTAGCTTTTCattgttaacaaaaaatatgctgaattacattttgagaaatatggaaaaaatgaaaacttctaAATTAATTGACGACATGAAAATCAAAGTAGTGAAAAACATCGtagaagcttttatttatttgctagaTTTCGTTATAAATTGTAACGAAAATGATGAggtggaaaatttaaaacatgacaTGGAATCAttcaagaatattaatttaaaaatgaaagaatcttATACTTTTCTACAATGCGAAACAGCAATTTTGCCATTATTAGAAAAGTGCTTGGATACTGTATCGAGACtaccagtttttaaaaacaatcgaGATCCTCTATTGTTTAGTTCCTCCTTCCTCATGAAAgaattacatgaaaaatatcAGAAGTATGACGTTTTTAATCCTAGAGAAAGGAATATTATACGGAAGGAAATGGAAGGTTATTTAGAAAAATCGAAAGAAGCAAAGGAGTTTTGCTTAAACAATCTAGACACTGAAGATTCAAACGTGTTGAAAAAGAAACTGTCGATAATCGTCGCAACGAAAGATAGTAAACGTAGCATAGAAAATTTCATAGataataattcgaaaaaaagaGCTAAGAAGTGTCTTGAAAAAATTGATGACATGACAATAGATAGTATATTCAAGCCTGGACACACTACAAACACAATTTTGTCTATGACAACTGAAGTTCAAAGATTTTTGCTCTTGCAATTAAAGTTTAGAGGAAAATTtagattgagaaaaaaaatacgccAACTCATGAATCAAAAGATTTCCTTTTTACTAAACAGAATTGATAAGTTGGAGAAAATACTTATAAGAGAAGACAAACTTATTCAGTTCTTGTGGAGACTTAGAAAGAATGAAAACATAAAGGCGCATGTTAAAAGTTTGATAGGCCAACGTTATTTGCATAAATCTGAAATACGTGCTGCTGTGGAAATGCTTATTATGGACTGTATGGGTGTTTTTGGCGATAAGGAAAAAGATAAGGAGCTATGGGTAAAGGCCAAGGATTTATTTACAGACATTAATCTACGAGATATTTTAGCCCATGGTAATCCACTCGTTCAAAgagtatcaaatattttagatcCAAGTGATGTTGTTTCTGCTTTAATGGATCATGTGACTGAACTGATGAATGACAAAAATACCTTAATTGATCTATCGATTTTATGGTTCATGCAAAAAGAGACTAACCTGAgtgattttattgaattcatcAAATGCGGAGATCacgaaatttcagaaaattgtaGTAAAAGAGACTTGAAAgtgcaaaaactgagaaaacaAATCACGAATTCAGAGCGGTGGGAGAAGTATGTGAAATTGTTGCCCTTGAGTAATAAGTCTTGA